TTCAATTGCAGGTGCTGGCTTGAGCCATTTAAACATATTCTTTCGTCTCCTTTTCTCACTTCTGAGAGAGACGCTGTCCATTCCATATCTCGATTATTCCGCTATTTGATATATTTTGATTTGTTCTTCTAACTGGCTGTCCTTCTATTTCTTTCTCATTCTTTGCAAACATTGTTGGTACGCCAAACGAAACTTTTTCTAAAATGTGACCCGCTTCTTCCGATAAACAATAATCAATAAATAAATCCGCAATAATACCATTCGGTGCACGTTTTAATTTCGAAATCGCATTAACAGATAACCCTGTTTGCTCAGGTACAATACTTACAATTGGAAAGCCTTGTTTTTGAAGCATTCTCTGGTCTCCCATGAAATTGATGCCTATCATATACTCACCACTCGCAACAAGCTCTACTGGTATGTAACCATTCACCGTTACTTCACCAACTTGTCCTGCGAGTTTCTTAACATATTCCTTCGCTTCCTCTTCACCTACAGTATCAATAAGTGATTGAAAAAACGTATATGCTGTTCCTGATACATTTGGATCTGGCATCACAATCTTTCCCTTATACACTGGATTTAATAAATCTTGCCACCTTGATGGATAAGGAAGTCCAAGCGGTGCTATTTCTTCATTCCACCGCTCTTTATTGATCGCAATTGCTAGCTTCTCCACTTCATAACCGTACCAATAACCGTCTTTATCTTTAACAGTTTTTGAAATACGGTT
This Bacillus paramycoides DNA region includes the following protein-coding sequences:
- a CDS encoding ABC transporter substrate-binding protein, encoding MRKIAFFFFLLVIGGAMSSCSRDTTSIKYNKSGLPILDDRHLVAYVAAREEVGEALLSSFCKPRGCTYEFIRLSTEELLRRVEEEAGNPKADIIIGGTVDAHQMMKQKNLSIPVTSQHANRISKTVKDKDGYWYGYEVEKLAIAINKERWNEEIAPLGLPYPSRWQDLLNPVYKGKIVMPDPNVSGTAYTFFQSLIDTVGEEEAKEYVKKLAGQVGEVTVNGYIPVELVASGEYMIGINFMGDQRMLQKQGFPIVSIVPEQTGLSVNAISKLKRAPNGIIADLFIDYCLSEEAGHILEKVSFGVPTMFAKNEKEIEGQPVRRTNQNISNSGIIEIWNGQRLSQK